A single Parachlamydiales bacterium DNA region contains:
- a CDS encoding transporter substrate-binding domain-containing protein, with the protein MFKSFAYILACLTCVFSGLQAENLVVGTTTAYAPFVSLDEKGEMVGFDIDIAKALAAKLNRRLVFKDLGSMPSLMLSLKQGKVDLLIWAISITEERQKQMEMVFYQGETITTMPLIFWNKIPDGVSSIQDLANDPKNIVCVEAGSFQESFAQNVKGLRLKQVDKVLDAMMEIRYGKSTAILVDSSLVATLQKQFPQMKVMEIPLPQSEQSLGNGICIQKKNPQLAVQVRAAIDELRREGVIAELEKKWNLEGK; encoded by the coding sequence ATGTTCAAATCATTTGCGTATATACTCGCATGCTTGACATGTGTATTTAGCGGCTTGCAAGCCGAAAATCTTGTGGTGGGTACCACGACAGCTTATGCCCCTTTTGTCAGCTTAGATGAAAAAGGAGAAATGGTGGGCTTTGATATCGATATTGCAAAAGCATTAGCGGCCAAACTCAACAGGAGACTTGTATTTAAAGACTTGGGAAGTATGCCCTCGTTGATGCTTTCACTAAAACAAGGGAAGGTGGATTTATTGATTTGGGCAATTTCTATCACAGAAGAACGGCAAAAACAAATGGAGATGGTTTTCTACCAAGGGGAAACCATAACAACCATGCCGCTTATTTTTTGGAACAAAATCCCCGATGGCGTTTCTAGTATTCAAGATTTAGCCAATGATCCTAAAAACATCGTGTGTGTAGAAGCCGGTTCTTTTCAAGAGAGCTTCGCGCAAAATGTAAAAGGGCTGCGCCTTAAACAGGTAGACAAGGTGTTGGATGCTATGATGGAAATCCGGTATGGCAAGTCTACTGCTATCCTTGTAGATAGCTCGCTAGTGGCGACTCTGCAGAAGCAATTTCCGCAGATGAAAGTGATGGAGATACCGTTACCGCAGTCCGAGCAATCCTTAGGAAATGGAATTTGCATCCAAAAGAAGAATCCCCAATTAGCTGTGCAGGTGCGTGCTGCTATTGACGAGTTACGTCGAGAAGGGGTGATTGCAGAGCTTGAGAAAAAATGGAATCTAGAGGGGAAGTGA
- a CDS encoding amino acid ABC transporter permease: protein MEIFSFDLILRSMPLLAKGAWLTLQILLAAGVLSLVLGSCMGIMTCERLRQRFRVLPWILETFTFILRAVPFYVQLLIVYFVLPDILQIDLDAMTASIFALGVCSSGYMTQVIRCGINSIPIEQWELASTLGYTTKECVRFVILPQTLRNILPAMTNELEALLKSTAILSSIGLLELTRVGMNIVSREMEPLTIYLTLAVFYIALSGGITLAARLLERKMNYVNA from the coding sequence ATGGAAATATTCTCCTTTGATTTGATCCTGCGTTCCATGCCCCTTTTAGCAAAAGGGGCATGGCTTACCCTGCAGATACTTTTAGCTGCAGGTGTGCTGAGCCTTGTATTAGGCAGTTGTATGGGGATTATGACTTGTGAACGTTTAAGACAGCGTTTTCGGGTGTTACCGTGGATTCTAGAAACATTCACTTTTATCCTAAGGGCCGTACCATTTTATGTTCAGCTATTGATTGTCTATTTTGTCCTGCCGGATATCTTGCAAATTGATTTGGACGCTATGACAGCTTCTATTTTCGCTTTGGGGGTATGCTCATCCGGCTATATGACCCAAGTTATTCGCTGCGGTATTAATTCAATTCCTATAGAGCAATGGGAACTAGCGTCTACTTTGGGATATACTACAAAAGAGTGTGTGCGCTTTGTTATTTTACCTCAAACTCTACGCAACATCCTTCCTGCTATGACGAATGAGCTGGAAGCCTTGCTTAAGAGTACCGCTATCCTCTCCTCCATCGGATTACTAGAATTGACCCGTGTGGGAATGAATATCGTTTCCAGAGAGATGGAACCGTTAACGATCTATTTGACGCTTGCCGTATTTTATATCGCATTGTCAGGGGGAATAACACTTGCAGCCAGACTGCTTGAAAGGAAGATGAATTATGTTAACGCTTAA
- a CDS encoding ATP-binding cassette domain-containing protein — translation MLTLKNISLFKGRNREQILDSITVEMKRGSITLLLGKSGSGKTSLLRCIAQLENSYEGEISYDGQALNSLDSKSRARIVNYIAQSYPLFPHMTALQNCVKPLELIKGFSRRDAEEKAMQVLDSLGMGNYANSYPHNLSGGQKQRIAISCALALDSDIFLFDEPTSALDPQNTELLSHLIQNLRKEGKCIVISTQDMSFASQLLDKAYLLENGRMVDSYPSTEVSSQILHFIKN, via the coding sequence ATGTTAACGCTTAAGAATATTTCACTGTTCAAGGGAAGAAACCGCGAGCAAATTTTAGACAGCATCACAGTGGAGATGAAGAGAGGGAGCATTACCCTTCTATTAGGAAAAAGCGGATCCGGGAAAACATCCCTACTACGCTGTATTGCACAACTGGAAAACAGCTATGAAGGGGAAATATCCTATGATGGGCAGGCGCTTAACAGCTTAGATTCTAAATCGCGGGCACGTATCGTGAATTATATAGCACAATCCTACCCACTTTTTCCGCACATGACAGCACTCCAAAACTGCGTAAAACCTTTAGAATTGATAAAAGGCTTCAGCAGAAGGGACGCAGAAGAAAAAGCGATGCAAGTTTTAGATTCATTAGGAATGGGAAATTATGCAAATTCTTACCCGCATAACCTATCCGGAGGACAAAAGCAACGCATAGCGATATCCTGCGCTCTAGCCTTAGATTCGGATATCTTTTTATTTGATGAGCCTACCTCTGCCTTGGATCCGCAGAATACGGAGCTCCTTAGCCATCTGATCCAGAACTTACGTAAAGAAGGAAAATGCATCGTCATATCTACGCAGGATATGTCATTTGCTTCACAACTTTTGGACAAAGCCTATCTTTTAGAGAACGGAAGAATGGTCGATAGCTATCCTTCCACCGAAGTAAGCTCACAGATTTTACATTTTATTAAAAACTAA
- a CDS encoding PhnD/SsuA/transferrin family substrate-binding protein, which translates to MREQIIFALDKNLGFPIEDPKWQAFFNKHNIVLNHYLDMKKMTADLQQNPIGLSYLPTANYYYLRNNESYTPVANALFTANQTSHISSVLVVSKKSNINSLDELKDKRLGYINLFCTSSYFAPAILLWQNHYSIDNFFSKLQEVGAWQRQVDAVIAGEIDATMVQEDIWHKLPENAEKTEILGKVDNLPSPLLICSKQLDQKIKDELTALLFHYTPKASPEALFNGFIPYHGELVHAFFDNSEKAFKIKSASLH; encoded by the coding sequence ATGCGTGAACAAATCATTTTCGCTTTGGATAAAAATCTTGGTTTCCCTATTGAAGATCCAAAATGGCAAGCGTTTTTCAACAAACATAATATTGTTCTGAATCACTACCTCGATATGAAGAAAATGACTGCTGACCTGCAGCAAAATCCCATCGGATTATCCTATCTTCCTACTGCGAACTACTATTATTTAAGGAACAACGAATCCTATACTCCTGTAGCGAATGCTTTGTTCACTGCCAACCAAACCAGTCATATTAGTAGCGTGCTGGTGGTTTCAAAGAAAAGTAATATCAACTCCTTGGATGAGCTTAAAGATAAAAGGTTGGGTTATATAAATTTATTTTGCACCTCCAGCTATTTCGCACCGGCTATTCTATTATGGCAAAATCATTACTCCATCGATAATTTCTTTTCAAAATTACAAGAAGTAGGCGCTTGGCAGCGACAGGTGGATGCGGTAATAGCAGGAGAAATCGACGCTACAATGGTTCAGGAAGATATTTGGCATAAATTACCTGAAAATGCTGAAAAGACAGAAATCTTAGGTAAAGTGGATAATCTTCCTTCCCCTCTGCTCATTTGCTCTAAACAATTAGATCAAAAAATAAAAGACGAATTAACAGCTTTACTATTTCACTACACTCCTAAAGCATCTCCAGAGGCATTATTTAACGGGTTCATACCTTACCATGGAGAACTTGTGCACGCCTTCTTCGACAACTCCGAGAAGGCATTTAAAATTAAATCAGCTTCTTTGCATTAG
- the dacB gene encoding D-alanyl-D-alanine carboxypeptidase/D-alanyl-D-alanine-endopeptidase produces the protein MRHYLPWVAYSLIAATLSVSSLNASEDAIPEDMQKIMHQEKYDHSFWGVYVKDLQTGEILYDLNSDKLFSPASTTKLFSVSALLNAFGDDYRFKTPVFASGKVSNGKLEGSLILVGQGDLTMGGRQPNADTIAFTKMDHIVANQVPGAILTKEDPLQGFNDLAKQVSKSGIREVTGDVVIDDSLFEIVEKRDMIITPIMINENLIDLVLNPTEVGEIANLKWRPQVPGYKIDNQVKTVSKDQKLDITITSDDSGQNIVLKGTIPQGQHNIVRTSSIKDPKAFARTAFIQALQQNGVKVASADKKPSEDLTLKSFKDPQQVALWTSPPLSQYAKLILKVSHNLGANLVPLLLASHDGKKTFNEGMQLIGNFVIGQVKISPNAFVLVDAAGGNENRFTPQAEIKLLEYSHNLPKEKFERFFDALPILGVDGSLEDFGKNTPAVGKVRAKPGTGVSINLATQRLFLITQALAGYVEGKNGHLYAYIVVTNNADMSTIEDVFAMFEDDSQLSNLIYEHTDSKK, from the coding sequence ATGAGACATTATCTCCCATGGGTAGCTTATTCCCTGATTGCCGCAACGCTAAGTGTTTCCTCTTTGAATGCTTCCGAAGATGCTATTCCGGAGGATATGCAAAAAATTATGCATCAGGAAAAATACGATCATTCCTTTTGGGGTGTATATGTAAAGGACTTGCAGACCGGTGAGATCCTGTATGATTTAAACTCGGACAAATTATTCTCACCGGCTTCTACCACTAAATTATTCTCTGTATCAGCTCTCTTGAATGCATTTGGCGACGACTACCGCTTCAAGACTCCCGTTTTTGCCTCCGGCAAGGTCAGTAATGGAAAATTAGAGGGCAGCCTTATTTTAGTGGGCCAGGGCGACCTTACGATGGGCGGACGGCAGCCTAATGCCGATACGATTGCGTTCACAAAAATGGACCATATCGTTGCCAATCAGGTACCTGGAGCAATTTTAACTAAAGAAGACCCCCTGCAAGGCTTTAATGATCTTGCCAAACAGGTGTCAAAAAGCGGCATTAGAGAAGTTACAGGAGATGTGGTCATTGATGATAGCCTTTTTGAAATAGTAGAGAAACGGGATATGATTATCACTCCCATCATGATCAACGAGAACTTAATCGACCTAGTCCTAAATCCTACAGAGGTAGGTGAAATTGCCAATTTGAAATGGCGTCCCCAAGTTCCAGGATACAAAATCGATAATCAGGTCAAAACCGTTTCAAAAGATCAGAAGCTCGATATCACGATAACTTCGGATGATTCAGGCCAAAATATCGTTTTGAAAGGTACTATCCCTCAAGGACAGCATAATATTGTACGCACGTCCTCCATCAAAGATCCTAAAGCCTTCGCTCGTACGGCATTCATTCAAGCCTTGCAACAAAATGGTGTTAAAGTGGCTTCTGCCGATAAGAAGCCTTCAGAAGACCTCACCTTAAAGTCTTTTAAGGATCCTCAACAAGTCGCTTTATGGACTTCTCCCCCCTTATCTCAATATGCCAAACTTATTCTAAAAGTGAGTCACAATTTAGGAGCTAACTTGGTTCCCTTGTTGCTTGCTTCCCACGACGGCAAAAAAACATTTAATGAAGGCATGCAGTTGATAGGGAATTTTGTCATAGGGCAGGTTAAGATTTCGCCCAATGCTTTTGTTTTGGTTGATGCGGCTGGAGGTAATGAGAATCGCTTCACACCTCAAGCTGAGATTAAACTTTTAGAATACAGTCATAATCTACCTAAAGAAAAATTTGAGCGGTTCTTTGATGCATTGCCTATTCTAGGTGTGGATGGATCTTTAGAGGATTTTGGAAAGAATACTCCTGCAGTGGGTAAAGTGCGTGCAAAACCGGGCACAGGTGTTTCTATTAATCTTGCTACACAGCGTTTATTCCTCATAACGCAAGCATTAGCAGGGTATGTCGAAGGGAAAAATGGACATTTGTATGCGTACATTGTTGTCACTAATAATGCCGATATGTCGACAATTGAAGATGTTTTTGCCATGTTTGAAGATGATAGCCAGCTTTCCAATTTGATTTATGAGCATACAGATTCAAAGAAGTGA
- a CDS encoding cupin domain-containing protein: protein MASKLFFSLDTVKPQTNTSAGSLTSVTSKETPGLVNISFANLKLKQRGSLAPIWHPNANKIGYCVEGNILVSIRTPGKIETFTVKKGEIFFIPQGYVHHIENIHDNESVVSFALNHSVPETMFFSKAVASISDTVFNSTFNTKTGFVDGLKKTNNEDLIKTLPPLKKTPSPIASAYKFDIEDSKKAILTKGGYVQLGTKTSLPKLQGLGILGFGLNPKGSVEPHWHTNAGELVYIVKGHTRITVLSPDGNVDVLEVKGGQGAFAPASHFHNIENIGPDEVEVIAFFSHEDPDYIGIGEVVGSYSNELLTSVFNTPATYWDTFVKTEKPLVIVPI from the coding sequence ATGGCTAGTAAACTTTTTTTCAGTTTGGATACAGTAAAACCCCAAACAAACACCTCTGCAGGCAGCCTCACGTCCGTCACCTCCAAAGAGACACCGGGACTGGTCAATATCTCCTTTGCTAATTTAAAGCTGAAGCAAAGAGGGTCCTTAGCGCCCATTTGGCACCCAAATGCCAATAAAATCGGATATTGTGTAGAGGGCAATATTTTAGTCTCCATTCGCACCCCCGGCAAGATCGAAACTTTTACTGTTAAAAAAGGGGAAATATTTTTCATTCCGCAGGGATATGTTCACCATATCGAAAATATCCATGATAACGAAAGTGTCGTCAGTTTTGCCCTAAATCACTCCGTTCCCGAAACGATGTTTTTTTCTAAAGCAGTCGCCTCCATTTCGGATACAGTCTTTAATAGCACCTTTAATACTAAAACAGGCTTTGTGGATGGACTTAAAAAGACTAATAACGAAGATCTAATCAAAACACTCCCACCGCTTAAAAAGACTCCAAGCCCTATTGCAAGCGCCTATAAATTTGACATTGAAGATAGCAAGAAAGCTATCCTTACTAAGGGCGGGTATGTTCAATTAGGGACTAAAACAAGCCTCCCTAAGCTTCAAGGTTTAGGCATATTAGGCTTCGGATTAAATCCAAAAGGTTCCGTAGAACCACATTGGCATACCAATGCCGGTGAGCTGGTATATATTGTCAAAGGACATACACGTATCACAGTGCTTTCCCCTGATGGCAATGTAGATGTTTTAGAAGTTAAAGGCGGCCAAGGAGCCTTTGCGCCTGCGTCACATTTTCACAATATTGAGAACATAGGTCCAGATGAAGTAGAAGTGATCGCCTTCTTCAGCCATGAGGACCCGGATTATATTGGCATAGGTGAAGTCGTGGGCTCTTACTCTAATGAGCTGCTCACCTCAGTTTTTAATACGCCTGCTACCTATTGGGACACCTTTGTAAAAACTGAAAAACCTTTGGTCATCGTCCCTATTTAA
- a CDS encoding mercuric reductase, which produces MASKNYDVLVLGSGEAGKFIAWNLAKQGEHVAVIEREYVGGSCPNIACLPSKNIIHSAKVASLFWRSEEFGISKDNCKINMLSVRDRKRKMVNDLVNLHLEHFKNSGAELIIGSGHFVGPKTIEVKLPNGETQTLFGEKIIISTGSHATIDLIPGLSEANPLTHITALELDHIPEHLLILGGGYIGLEFAQAMRRFGSRVTIIDRNSRLAHREDEDISEGLRQLLQEEGIDVLTNTRISRVEGQTGRLKLYGERDGAPLTLEGTDLLIATGRTPNTGNLGLELTGVKTTERGFIKVNERLETTAPDIWAVGDCAGSPHFTHIAYDDYRIVLDNIKGGRRVTTGRIVPFCMFTDPEFARVGLSETEAKAKGIPYRLVKIPMSSVLRTRTLSETHGFMKALIDTETDRILGLTVLGEGGGEIIATVQVAMIAGLPFTALRDAIFTHPTLQEGLVTLFSSIQSLEEKEGQNLTLRSAVAK; this is translated from the coding sequence ATGGCCTCAAAAAATTACGATGTCCTAGTGCTAGGCAGTGGTGAAGCTGGAAAATTCATTGCATGGAACCTCGCCAAACAAGGTGAGCATGTAGCTGTCATCGAAAGAGAATATGTGGGGGGCTCCTGCCCTAATATCGCTTGCCTTCCCAGTAAAAATATCATTCATAGCGCTAAGGTAGCCTCGTTATTCTGGAGAAGCGAAGAGTTCGGCATATCCAAAGACAACTGTAAAATTAATATGCTGTCCGTTCGCGATCGCAAACGTAAAATGGTAAACGATCTTGTTAATTTACATTTAGAGCACTTCAAGAACAGCGGCGCTGAACTTATTATTGGTTCAGGGCATTTTGTCGGCCCCAAAACCATTGAAGTCAAACTGCCTAACGGCGAAACTCAAACGCTGTTTGGAGAAAAAATCATCATCAGTACAGGCTCACATGCTACCATTGATCTTATTCCGGGCCTTTCTGAAGCAAATCCACTGACCCACATCACAGCTCTGGAATTAGATCACATTCCGGAACATTTGCTCATCTTAGGAGGCGGATATATAGGCTTGGAGTTTGCCCAGGCAATGCGGCGTTTTGGAAGCCGCGTGACTATCATTGATAGGAATAGTCGTTTAGCCCATCGCGAAGATGAAGACATTTCAGAAGGACTTCGCCAGCTATTGCAGGAAGAAGGGATAGACGTGCTGACGAACACACGCATAAGCCGTGTTGAAGGACAAACAGGGCGCTTGAAGCTTTATGGTGAACGGGATGGAGCGCCCCTCACATTAGAGGGAACAGATCTTCTCATTGCGACGGGACGCACTCCAAACACCGGCAATTTAGGCCTTGAGCTGACCGGTGTTAAAACAACTGAGCGGGGATTTATTAAAGTCAATGAGCGGTTGGAAACAACAGCGCCCGACATCTGGGCTGTCGGAGATTGTGCGGGCAGTCCCCACTTCACACATATAGCCTATGATGATTACCGTATTGTGTTGGATAATATTAAGGGAGGCCGACGTGTGACAACAGGACGTATTGTCCCTTTTTGTATGTTTACCGACCCTGAATTCGCCCGGGTAGGACTTAGCGAAACAGAAGCAAAAGCGAAAGGCATTCCCTACAGGCTTGTTAAGATACCTATGTCTTCAGTGCTGCGTACAAGAACCCTTTCCGAAACGCATGGTTTCATGAAAGCTTTAATTGACACAGAGACTGATCGTATTCTCGGATTGACAGTACTGGGAGAAGGCGGCGGAGAGATCATAGCTACTGTCCAGGTAGCGATGATCGCAGGACTACCTTTTACAGCATTGAGAGATGCTATTTTCACCCACCCCACTTTACAGGAAGGGCTCGTCACATTATTTTCATCTATCCAATCTCTGGAGGAGAAAGAAGGTCAAAACTTAACGCTGCGCTCTGCCGTCGCAAAATAA
- a CDS encoding ASCH domain-containing protein, with product MALFTIHCEDPWFSYIRQGIKPVEGRKNTHSYRKIKVGDQIKFINGTDSFIANVTEIREYSSLEKYLEDVTLEKALPGVETIEEGLNIYYQWSTEEKIKQYGFLGIFITPV from the coding sequence ATGGCTCTATTTACCATCCATTGTGAAGATCCTTGGTTTTCCTATATTCGTCAGGGAATTAAACCTGTTGAAGGGAGAAAAAACACCCATAGTTACAGAAAAATCAAGGTAGGCGATCAAATTAAGTTCATCAATGGTACTGATAGCTTTATCGCTAATGTGACAGAGATTAGAGAATATAGCTCTCTAGAAAAATATCTTGAAGATGTCACTTTAGAAAAAGCTCTTCCGGGTGTGGAGACAATTGAAGAAGGTTTAAATATTTACTATCAATGGAGTACTGAAGAGAAAATCAAGCAGTACGGTTTCTTAGGAATATTTATTACACCTGTCTAG
- a CDS encoding autotransporter domain-containing protein encodes MRWRGYTFSRTIKKSILLSFSLLSILCGNNVVADSGPLAILGGQGSAPYAAFLNHDGTLTKLNGLPPTGLTYRVAINSSGYGIIGGTTGINAYAALVSPKGTVKAIPGLMSPGEIYTVAINESGNGIIGGGRLLTNVPYAALISKKGNATHLNVPLSGLVYSVAINNSGEGIVGGIGPLNSAYASLVSPGGNVTPLAGLPTTGAIYWVAINDAKRRFIGGQNNASVYAAFIDKQGSLIPVSGLPLGLNYSVAINAKGNAIMGGTSLNLPYAALVAQNGAVKNLNGLPTAPGKIYTVTLNDAGTGLFVGFTTSGPYGSFVAPNGTLTPLVGLPTGDGFLDGVALHSAGVGIVGGSLNNVPFAALAAPNGTLTYLSGLPLDGQINSISIATLDNLVPKHIGPFDSWANTQFALSDALTQHCIMHQGNRRNACSHRLPLLDFELDAGTSSLWLSAFGNYVHEKGKHSFHGYSNNIAGALLGLDYKGIQDVVLGGGLAYAYNSVRYFEDYGSASINQESAVLYASWNNPCFYMNAALWGGHFHTSHHRRSLGFITSKAKPCGWNLTPHFEISSPFIFPSAHEIIVDPFITLDWANNWQSHYREHGSSGFNIKLNDLHASIFRSELGLRFFETFHCRCGRLLLEEKISYVNKTPIHKGKGRASFIGAASSFGVETLNFSSQNQGNVQLHVEYLPSCIENIYSSFDYQGGFGSSFQSHMLTLMIGQNF; translated from the coding sequence ATGCGATGGAGAGGATATACTTTTAGCAGGACCATTAAAAAGTCTATTCTTCTTTCTTTCTCCCTACTAAGTATTCTATGCGGAAACAACGTTGTTGCAGACTCCGGCCCTTTGGCAATCCTCGGTGGACAGGGAAGCGCCCCTTATGCTGCTTTTCTAAATCACGATGGGACCCTCACAAAGTTGAATGGCCTTCCTCCGACGGGATTGACTTATCGCGTCGCTATTAATTCGTCCGGATATGGGATTATCGGCGGGACAACCGGCATCAATGCTTATGCTGCGCTAGTTTCCCCTAAGGGAACCGTAAAAGCTATTCCCGGGCTGATGTCCCCTGGTGAGATATACACTGTCGCGATTAATGAATCCGGAAATGGAATCATCGGCGGAGGCCGCCTCCTCACTAATGTACCTTATGCAGCCCTCATCTCTAAGAAAGGGAACGCAACACATCTTAACGTCCCCTTAAGCGGGCTCGTTTACAGCGTTGCCATAAATAATTCAGGTGAAGGAATAGTGGGCGGGATAGGCCCTTTGAACTCTGCCTATGCCAGCTTAGTCTCGCCAGGTGGAAATGTGACGCCCTTGGCAGGCTTGCCGACGACAGGCGCTATTTATTGGGTTGCTATCAACGATGCCAAAAGAAGATTTATTGGCGGACAAAATAACGCATCCGTTTACGCTGCGTTTATTGATAAGCAGGGATCTTTGATACCGGTTTCGGGTCTACCCTTAGGGCTTAATTATAGCGTTGCCATTAACGCTAAGGGAAATGCAATCATGGGCGGAACATCCTTGAACCTACCCTATGCTGCACTTGTGGCACAAAATGGAGCTGTAAAAAATCTCAATGGCTTGCCGACGGCACCGGGTAAAATATATACTGTGACCCTCAATGACGCCGGGACAGGCCTTTTCGTTGGATTCACAACATCGGGTCCTTATGGGAGCTTTGTGGCACCTAACGGTACCCTTACTCCACTTGTAGGCCTCCCAACGGGAGATGGTTTTCTTGACGGCGTCGCACTCCATTCAGCGGGGGTCGGCATCGTGGGAGGATCCCTTAATAACGTACCTTTTGCAGCGCTTGCTGCTCCCAATGGAACTTTAACCTATCTTAGCGGCCTCCCCTTAGATGGTCAGATTAATAGCATCTCTATCGCTACTCTTGATAACCTTGTGCCTAAACATATAGGTCCATTTGATAGCTGGGCGAATACACAGTTTGCTTTGTCTGATGCTTTGACACAGCATTGCATCATGCACCAAGGCAATAGGAGAAATGCCTGTTCCCATCGTCTTCCCCTGCTTGATTTTGAACTGGATGCAGGCACTTCTTCCTTGTGGCTGTCAGCTTTTGGTAATTATGTACATGAAAAAGGTAAGCATTCTTTTCATGGCTATTCAAATAATATTGCGGGAGCCCTTCTTGGCCTTGACTACAAGGGAATTCAAGATGTAGTACTTGGAGGCGGCTTAGCTTATGCTTATAACTCTGTACGTTATTTTGAGGACTATGGCAGCGCTTCCATCAACCAAGAATCTGCAGTACTCTATGCAAGCTGGAATAATCCTTGCTTCTATATGAACGCAGCATTATGGGGAGGCCATTTTCACACATCCCATCATCGCCGCAGCTTAGGCTTCATCACTTCCAAGGCAAAACCTTGTGGCTGGAATTTAACTCCGCACTTTGAAATAAGCTCTCCTTTTATTTTTCCTTCAGCTCACGAGATTATTGTGGACCCTTTTATTACTTTGGATTGGGCAAACAACTGGCAGTCCCATTACCGAGAACATGGCTCTTCAGGCTTTAATATTAAGCTAAACGATCTGCATGCCTCTATTTTTAGAAGCGAGCTAGGTTTGCGTTTCTTTGAAACTTTCCATTGTCGGTGCGGCCGCTTGCTTCTTGAGGAGAAAATCAGCTATGTGAATAAAACGCCTATCCATAAAGGGAAAGGCAGGGCTTCATTTATAGGGGCTGCATCCTCATTTGGTGTTGAAACACTGAATTTTTCCTCACAAAATCAAGGGAATGTCCAACTGCATGTGGAATACCTTCCTTCATGCATAGAAAATATTTATAGTTCTTTTGACTACCAGGGTGGGTTTGGGTCCTCTTTTCAATCCCATATGCTAACATTGATGATAGGGCAAAATTTTTAA
- a CDS encoding SDR family oxidoreductase produces MKIVVIGGTGLIGTKLVNKLKSLGHEVIAASRSTGINALTGEGLAEALKNTDVVVDVANSPSFEDKAVLDFFETSGRNLVAAEEAAGVRHHITLSVVGTDLLTESGYFRAKLAQEKLIKSSKIPYTIVRATQFFEFLDSIAEFSTIGQTVHLPPAFLQPIASEDVATALLQVVMEKPINGIIDIAGPERFLFSDIVGQYLKATNDPRDVIQDVNAGYFGMKITENELTPLKDSRLGSTNFKTWFESQRK; encoded by the coding sequence ATGAAAATCGTTGTCATAGGTGGAACCGGACTCATTGGAACAAAACTAGTCAATAAACTTAAAAGTCTAGGACATGAAGTTATAGCCGCCTCTCGTTCTACAGGCATTAATGCTCTCACCGGCGAAGGCCTTGCAGAAGCACTTAAAAATACCGATGTCGTCGTCGATGTAGCTAACTCTCCTTCATTCGAGGATAAGGCTGTGTTAGATTTTTTTGAGACTTCAGGACGCAATCTCGTTGCTGCGGAAGAAGCCGCGGGAGTAAGACATCACATCACTCTTTCGGTTGTAGGCACCGACCTTCTCACCGAAAGCGGATATTTCCGCGCAAAGCTTGCCCAAGAAAAGTTAATCAAATCTTCTAAAATTCCATATACAATCGTCCGTGCGACTCAATTTTTTGAATTTCTAGACAGTATCGCAGAGTTCAGCACTATAGGACAAACAGTTCACCTCCCCCCTGCATTTCTGCAACCTATCGCCTCTGAAGATGTTGCTACAGCCTTGCTCCAAGTTGTCATGGAAAAGCCTATTAACGGCATTATTGATATCGCAGGCCCTGAGCGTTTTCTTTTTTCAGATATCGTGGGACAATATCTTAAAGCAACAAATGATCCGCGTGATGTCATCCAAGATGTGAATGCAGGATATTTTGGTATGAAGATAACCGAGAACGAGCTCACTCCCCTGAAAGATTCACGCCTTGGTTCTACTAATTTTAAGACCTGGTTTGAAAGTCAAAGAAAGTAA